The proteins below come from a single Juglans regia cultivar Chandler chromosome 12, Walnut 2.0, whole genome shotgun sequence genomic window:
- the LOC109019460 gene encoding glutathione reductase, cytosolic-like, which yields MARKMLIDGELSQANAEEAHYDFDLFVIGAGSGGVRAARFSANYGAKVGICELPFNPISSEVIGGIGGTCVIRGCVPKKILVYGATYGGELEDARNFGWELNEKIDFNWKKLLHNKTEEIVRLNGIYKRLLTNAGVKTFEGEGKVVGPNEVEVTQLDGTKLSFTAKHILIATGSRAHRPSIPGQELAITSDEALSLEELPKHAVILGAGYIAVEFASIWKGMGLNVDLCFRKELPLRGFDDEMRAVVARNLEGRGINLHPRTNLTQLIKTENGIKAITDQGEELTTDVVLLATGRAPNTKRLNLEAVGVKLDETGAVKVDEYSRTNIPSIWAVGDVTNRMNLTPVALMEATCFAKTVFGGQSTKPDYKDVPVAVFSIPPLSVVGLSEEQAVDEANGDISVFTSTFNPMKNTISGRQEKTFMKLVVEAETDKVIGASMCGPDAPEIIQGIAVAVKCGATKEQFDSTVGIHPSAAEEFVTMRSVTRRIPAGSKPKTNNNP from the exons ATGGCGAGAAAGATGCTTATTGATGGCGAGCTGAGCCAGGCTAATGCGGAGGAAGCCCACTATGACTTTGATTTGTTTGTCATTGGAGCTGGAAGTGGCGGTGTTCGTGCGGCCAGATTTTCTGCTAATTATGGAGCCAAG GTTGGGATTTGTGAGCTTCCATTTAATCCAATCAGCTCAGAGGTTATTGGAGGAATTGGTGGAAC GTGCGTCATTCGTGGTTGTGTTCCCAAAAAGATTTTGGTGTATGGAGCTACTTATGGTGGTGAACTTGAG GATGCCCGGAATTTCGGGTGGGAACTGAATGAGAAAATTGACTTCAACTGGAAGAAACTTTTGCATAATAag ACAGAAGAAATAGTCAGATTAAATGGCATTTACAAGCGATTATTGACAAATGCTGGGGTTAAAACATTTGAAGGAGAGGGCAAGGTTGTTGGTCCTAATGAAGTTGAGGTGACACAACTAGATGGCACTAAATTGAGCTTCACAGCTAAGCATATATTGATTGCAACTGGCAGTAGGGCTCATCGGCCCTCTATTCCTGGCCAG GAGTTGGCTATAACATCTGATGAGGCATTAAGTTTGGAGGAGTTACCTAAGCATGCTGTGATACTGGGGGCAGG GTACATTGCTGTTGAATTCGCTTCAATATGGAAGGGGATGGGTTTGAATGTGGATCTATGTTTCAGAAAGGAACTTCCCTTAAG AGGttttgatgatgagatgaggGCAGTGGTTGCGAGAAATCTCGAAGGCAGGGGAATTAATTTGCATCCAAGGACTAATTTGACACAG ttaattaaaacgGAGAATGGCATAAAAGCTATCACAGATCAAGGGGAAGAGTTGACTACAGATGTTGTACTGTTGGCCACTG GTCGGGCTCCAAATACAAAGAGGTTGAATTTGGAAGCTGTAGGTGTGAAACTTGACGAGACAGGAGCTGTGAAG GTTGACGAGTACTCACGCACCAATATACCTAGCATATGGGCCGTGGGTGATGTTACGAATAGAATGAATCTTACCCCTGTGGCCTTAATGGAGGCAACATGCTTTGCA AAAACTGTTTTTGGCGGGCAATCTACGAAACCAGACTACAAAGATGTACCTGTTGCTGTGTTCAG CATTCCACCCCTTTCTGTAGTGGGCCTCAGTGAAGAGCAGGCAGTTGATGAAGCAAACGGTGATATCTCAGTTTTCACATCAACCTTCAATCCGATGAAGAACACTATATCTGG ACGACAAGAAAAGACATTTATGAAGCTAGTTGTTGAGGCTGAGACGGATAAAGTTATTGGAGCATCCATGTGCGGGCCGGATGCACCTGAGATTATACAG GGCATTGCTGTTGCAGTGAAGTGTGGAGCAACAAAGGAACAATTTGACAGCACG GTGGGAATACACCCTTCTGCAGCGGAGGAATTTGTGACCATGCGATCAGTGACAAGGCGTATTCCCGCTGGTAGCAAACCAAAGACTAATAATAATCCCTGA